In the Diospyros lotus cultivar Yz01 chromosome 13, ASM1463336v1, whole genome shotgun sequence genome, agaaaaaaaataaaaacatcattaatatttaattgacTCAAAATGTGAGGTGTTGTCatacgagaaaaaaaaaatgtaaggtTAAATTGATtaggtttaaaaatataattaaaatttatcaaaagttTGGGATGattacatgaaaaaaattaagtataaaaataaaaatatgaatttagctTTTACAAGGGGATTACTTAATTATTCTTactttctttataaaatttcaCTAAATCAAGCTTTGGAGTCAATTTCGGGGTGAAGAATAAGGGTACATAAGGAAGTGGACACGTGCTGCTAAAAAGTAATAGCTAGCCTCATATGGTTGATACATTGTCTATGAATTTAAAGTTGGTGAGTTGATAGCACTATTTTGAATGACTTTGAGCAACAATCGTTTCTAGATGTTTTGAATAATGGATATGCTAAAGCAAGCCTAAGGGAGATTCCTTtagttgataaattatttatgggattatatttttaattataatataaataatattaatttaaaatagacCTGAAAAAAGTGACCACTGCTGGACTGGACGGGGCTGTATATTTTGCCTAACCCGTTGCTGTTCCGCGTTTTAAGTGAAAACCTCGGTTAAAACCTAATTCCTCTTTTATCTCTGTATTTGATTCGAGCTACAGGCCGGAATGGATCTCTTCCGCCCCGCCAAGGCGGTACGCCTCCGGAGCCACCACAACAAGTACCTCCACGCTGACGATGACGAGGAGTCCGTCAGCCAAACCAGGAGCGGCTCCTCCAAGAGCGTTCACTGGACAGTCGAGTTCGTCGAAGGCGTCGACAACATAATCCGGCTCAAGAGCTGCTACGGCAAGTATCTTACCGCCTCCAACCAGGCTTTCCTGTTCGGGATGACGGGCCGGAAGGTCCTCCAGACCGTGCCGCCCGGCCGGCTCGACTCATCCGTGGAGTGGGAGCCGATTCGATACGGCTACAGTAGCCACGTAGTCAAGCTCAAGACTCGCTACGGCAACTTCCTCCGCGCCAATGGCGGCGTTCCGCCGTGGCGCAATTCTGTTACTCACGACGTCCCCCACCGCTCCGTCACGCAGGACTGGGTGCTCTGGGAGGTTAACGTCGTCGAACTCGTCGTCCACCCTCCCAATTCTCCGGCTGCTGTTTGGCCAAACCCGCATTTGGATTCTTTGGCTTCTGAAGCGAGCTCTCCTTCCACGAATTCCTCCAAGTCCGCCAGTTTCGGAAGACAAGAGGTTTTTCCTGTTTCCCTTTGTTTACAAATTTTTGCTTCAGTTTTGTTATTGTCTTCGCTGAttgcaaaatcaaaatcatgaAAACTGAAAACATCAGGACTCATAATTAACCTATGTTTTTTCGTTCATGGCTACCCGCTAAATTGAAAAAGACTCTGAActgtgaaaataatttttttatatgattttttatttttatgttttaataatatttagaatcaataaaaataactcTTATTGTTTCTTAAAACTAGATGTTTTAATACCAATTATCTATTAATAGATTTCAAAACAATGTATTCTCTTTTATAATTCAGGGAAATAAAAATGAGTTTGTTAAGAACGTGACCAAATGGCGGCGTTTCACATTACTTTTAGTTTGTATAAGAACAGTTTCTTTAGCAGTTTGAAACCAGTCTTTCTTGATTTCTGAAATTCTGAAAGTACTTTTGAAAAACATTCTTGACACTGAAAGTGGAGGGGGCTACTCAACAAAGTTGATGCAGATGAACGGCCAAATCACCACCTTGGTAGCCCACGCCAAGGATATAGTTATACTCCAATCCTTAGGAATCCACCACAAGGGAAAAGAGCAAACAAGAGAAATCTTTCTCTAAAGAAGACTTATTATTTCATTCTAATTGATGATAAAAACTACTGCAGAGCATCactatttatagaggagaatCTTATACTAAagtgtaaaataattataataggAATCCAACTCCAAATAAGAATCCtaaaccaaaaaggaaaaataaaatatattctcaaaCAATTAGAAATTGTAAACTGTATCAATTCTACCCAATTTGGCTTCTTTGTCTGTTCCTATTAGAAGTGTTAGATTTTGATGTTGTTCTGTTTCTCTGTTTGTTTGCAGTCTTCTGATTCTATGGATGCTTTGCCCAAGGCATCAGCTGATGGTCGGACTATATACTACCATGTTGCCGATGACTATGGCAATGTTAGTGAGGAGGATTTGGAGGGGCATTGCATCATGTTCAAGGGAAATGGGGTTGATGAATTGAGATACAGATTGGAGCAAGAGACAGGTCTTCAGGGCATTATTGTATGTTCCCGCAGTCCTTTGGATGGGAATCTGCACCCCCTTCGATTGCAGCTTCCTCCCAACAATATGACTATGCATGTTGTCATAATTGAATCATCGTCAAAAGGTGAGATTGTTCTTCAATTGGTATAGctttttgtgttatttgtttcAATAACCAAACTTCGTTTTGGCTGCTAAACAGTGAACTGATTTCTGATGTTATGCATTGAAATTTGATTACTTTTTtatgttcaaaatttaaatgCATGCTAGGCTAGTAACcaagtcaaaacaaaaaacattgATATGCCtgttttttctccattttagtcATGCTCTTACCTTAGGCGATTCTTTTACTTTGGCTCAAAATTGTTTATTGTGGTTGTGGATGATGTTATTTGTAATGTGTAGTTCTGAATACTGTTGGGAAAGCACTTATTGTGGAAATCTAGCTTGCAAACTATAGGACACTCTCTAATAGTTCTATGGTAAAAAATGATGAAGGTGAATTAATGTGTGTTCAGACTTTGTTAATAGTTAAAACTAGAACAAAATGTTCTGGAAAAGTAGGAGGCTGGAAATTTCATTGGTAAGGAAACAAATGATCAACAGTAAAAACTAGATTGTTATTCGCATATGGTAGTAAGACAAATAAATATGCATTGGGTTCAAGTTTTAGGATAACATGAAGAGCTGATTAACTGATGAACAATCTTAAATGGACTCTTCTCAGTCAATATTAACTGGACTATTGTGAGAAACTCTGCAAATGATGCCTCATTAGAGGAGCTGATTTTCAATGGAGTCTTTCACTTAAACCACAAAGTAATAAGTTCTTTCCCTGAATGTTCTATATTCAGTTGGATTACTTACCAAAATTATTGATAGAATAAGCAAGTATCATTTGACAAACTAAACTTCTTGGTTGGTTGACATGTCATATCATGCTAGCTAtccaatttaagaaaaatagaaaacactAGTGTCTAACCTACTGTCATAGCTTGAAACATCTATCTTGATCTGTTTCATGATGTCCCTTGAATACTCTAGGACAAGATTAGTTATGAGGGTTTTGTGGAGAATAGCACCCATGACCCTCTTGGTCCCCTATTTTGTGGCCAAGGTGGTCTATGCATGGCTTGGAAGTTATTCCTCCTCAATCTCTCTATACCTTGAAAATAGTCGTTACAATCTCTCACCTGGTTATGATTGAGATGACTGAAGGAACTCTGTCACCCAAATTTAGACCTTGACTCTCTAATCAGGGTACCTGGGCATATAATAGTTGAGGTTTTCTACAACTTTGGAATAGTTAGGCCGAGGTAGATGACTATCTATTGTGTCATCTGCATCCTTTTAAATGGGTCATTTGCCCAAGGACTTAAACAATTAACAAGATCTGCTTATTTGAGTTCAACATGAATCTAGTTTATTGAGTTGTGCATATTGtcattcatttgattttatggTCACTTGGAGAGTGTCCATGCTGGTTTCATGGTTTAGACTTTAGACCCTTTGTTTTGAGGCTGCTTGGTTGTCTTTTATATCTTGAATGTTGGTTATCACAGTTAcgaaatgatttattttttaaggggCAAAATCAACAAATGTTATGATATTGCcaatatgggatttatttacCCGAAGTAATGCAATTGTTGATGTATGCACATACAAAGAAAAGTACAGAAAGTATGGGAGTCTATATACTGACAGGTGCAATCAAGTAAAGATGAAGACTAGTGcaaattccttttcatttttattttatttggtggCACTagaagcaattttttttttattggttgcCATATCCTCATCCTTGATAATTCCTGTCGATAGAAATGAACAAGAACAATGAAGTTTAGCTGATCTAGTAAAGGATGAGTACTTTTTACCCCTTTTTTAAGATGAAAAAAGCACATTTGTCCTTAACAGTTGCCCCATAATCCTCTTATGCTTTGGACTAAAAGAAAACATGATGAATTTGTAAAAGTTAACAGTGGATGTATTTAATTTACTAATTTGttccataaatatttaaacCAGAGGGTTTATATGGAGTGTCAGTTCTCGTGTATGTGTTTTGTCTGGTCTTGGGAAGGAGAAGCGAGATGGTAGTTTGAAGGTTTAGCATCCAATTCTGAATTTAAAGGGtgctattttgattttgaaagcAATTTGTTATGGTGTGGCAAAAGGACATAATATCCTCATGGAACTGTattcagattttttttaattgctcTTTAGCCTCTGCagtatatttttgaattttgttaattcatttttgtaatgtCTTTCTATTTATCTTGACCAAGGATGCTGccattattattgttgtttcgGATTTCTGTTGCCTTGGGCatatttctccataactctctTGGTTACgtttgccttttcttttgtgtatcaGTGGCAAGAAACTTGGCAAAACCAGAAATTCCAATGTGAAATCTTGTGGGAGAGTTCGTGCTTTTGCTGGTACATACACGCATTCTGCTTTAGGCCTGTAATCATGCCTTGCTTGAATATGATGAACTGCTTGACTGGCTTGCCTGTGCATCATCTCAATCCAGTGGGTTTGTTGTTATACAGCAGAAGTTATATATTGCATTGAACGGGAGCGGCAAAAGACAATTAGCAATGCTAGTTGAATAAACGTGTATAGCCCCATTGACAACTACAATCCTTTTACCCTTTTGCATTAAAATTTTTTGGCTTCTCCTCTAATGCGTTTCTTTACTGGTTCAGGCGTATTTAAAGATGCGTGCTTCGGCTATTATACATGTGAACGGAtttaatggatatatatatatttaatctcACTCATTTCTTGAGCTGGAGAACAATCTTTTCTCAATTTCCAAATCTTGCTCAATCTGACAGCTGATGAGCGAACAATTTATGAGAACTAAAAGGGTATGCCAAGTTGCTGCAAGATGGGCCAAACTTTTCGTGCCCTCATTAATGGTAGTAGAAAAAACATTTGGGCAACTAAGAGAATCAATGGATTACAAGATAAATTATTGATGAATTTTCATTAAGGGTGCTTTGATTGTAAGAGTGAAATTTgggtgaaaagaaaatgaatttaaggGAAAAcgattttctggaaatttgaAGTTTAAGCTGTGtgattgttataattttttacttaaaaaatgatgttattttttattttttggtgtttgattggtaatattttttatagaatttgatcatttttttgatatttcgtgtttgataggtatttttttttatggaaaataatcatttttttatgaaattcaatggtgaaattatattgaaaaatattgaaaaattaaaataataatttattttaaattaactaaatcattttcacagataaatcaaaccacaaaattaaaaattttctattttccaaacttatatatacaaaattatatatatacacaatcacacatacaaatatacatattttttcaaacagagatatatatacatatatatatacacacacagaccCGTTGTAGCCTCCCGCTCACCCACCCGCCACTGCTTGTCGCCGCTGACTCGCTCACTTGCTCGCCCTCTCTCGCTgcccctctccctctctcgctcaccCGCCCACCCTCTCTTGCCTGCCCTTCCTTTTATTGTTCgcacacaaatacatatatatatacacacatacatatctatatatatacgccATCTCTCTCGCTACCTCCCCGCTCATCCACCTGCCGTCGCTCACCGCCATTGACCTACTAGCTGGCTCACCCTCTCTCTCGCTTGCCCTTCCTCTTGTTCgcacacaaatacatatatatatatacacacacatacatatatatatatatatacgctcTCTCTTGCTGCGTCCCCGCTCATCCACCCGTCGCCGCTCACCGCCACTGACCTACTCAGTAGCTCgccctctctcttgctcgctcGCCCTCCCTCTCGTTCGTTCTCTATCCCTTTCTTGCTACAGCTTCAATGGTGAAGTTGAAGAGGATAAAGACGGGAACACAGTGAGTTGTTGCTCCATTTGTTTGGAAAATCGGAGCTCCTCCCcctataaaatttgtttttcatgATTTGAAGTAAAAAGCTATCAGGTGACAAGAAATGGGAAAATGAGTTCCTTGAAAAAATTTTGCTATCAAACACTACACATGGAAAATTGGGTGGAAAAGATGTCTTTTCCCAAGAAAAAATAGGCTATGTTGCGTATATTCTTACCTACAGATAACTATAATATTATGAACATAGCATGCGGGATGATCTGCTTTAACGAGCAAATGTCACCAATAATCCATGCACGAGCATGAGCCATGCTTGAAGTGATGGAATCGAGCTCGATCTCTAACAATAATCTCTACATTATAGATACAGGAGATCAATTTTGTCACGTTGTGACAGTCATTGCAGACTCGAAGATTCTTAAACACGCGTATAGGGACTCCAGGCTTTGAATTCAGAAGCCCAAAAGCTATGGCAAGTCTCTCACTATGGAGCCTCAATGACTGTGTTTTACCCTGATCAGGCTCATGAACCAGAGGAGCTTGCGAGAAGTCAGGTACATATCCTGTCGACTTGAGTCTTTCCTCTATCTCATCCAAAAGCTCGTAAATTTCTTTGGTATGAGGGTGGGAAGTGTCTCCAGCAAAGAATTCGTGAGCAATGCCATTGACCTGTATTGAACTGCAGCCTGGCTCTTTCGTCACACCTTTCTCGGTCATCAATTTCCTTACCAGGCCTACCTCATCCCACCTACTAGCTGAAGCATACACCCTAGACAATAGCACATAAACACCACTACATTCTCCCCCCTCCGACTCAATTACTTGCCTAGCAACTTCTTCACTCAGCTCCACCCCTGCATTTTTCTTGCAACAAGCGTCAAGAAGACTCCGCCATATCACCACATCCGGTTTCATAGGCATGGTTGACACAAGGGTCAACGCCTCTTCCAGAAAGCCAGCACGAGCCAGGAGATCGACTAGGCAACCATAGTGCTCTAACACGGGTTCAATCTTGAAATCCCTGATCATTGCGTCAAAGTACTTTCGACCCTCAGTAACCATACCTCTATGGTTGCATGCGCTTAAAACACCGACGAATGTGACAGAATTAGGCAGCAGGTCTTCAGCAACCATGTGGGCGAAGTATTCTAATGCCACTTCTGCTTGCCCATGCATTGCTAATCCTAGAATCATTGAATTCCATGAATTCACATCATGTTTGGGCATTCTCTCAAACACCTGCTTAGCCATGTCCAGTGATCCACATTTGCAATACATGTCCACCAAAGAAGAGTTCAGCAAGACATAGTCATCTTCATCTTCAGCAACATCAGCATCACATCTTCTCAAAGCGTAAGCATGAGCCCACGTCCCCAAAGTCAAATCTCCCAAACCGGCACAAGCATTTACTACGCTCTGCAGCGAATACGCATCTGGGTTAAACTCGCTCTGCATTTCTGCAAATAGCTGCAACGCAGTCTCGAATTCCCCCAACTGGACAAGGGCATCAATCATAACATTCCAAGACACCACACTTCTCTCAGTCATTTTGTCGAACACGTCGCGTGCACTGTCCAACTGCCCGCACGTCCCGTAAAAGTGAATCAAACTGTTGCTCGCATACACATCCGAATCAAGCCCGAGTTTCAGAACCTGGGCGTGCATTTGTCTCCCTTCGGAGAAGGCGAACAGATAAGCGCAGGCCTTGAGAACGAAGGGAAAGGTGTGATTGTCAGGCGCCACGCTTCCATCGCTCAACATGTCACGGAAAGCTATGATAGCTTCTTCTTTGCGGTGAGTGCTACGAGCAAAAGCCCGAATTAGAGTGTTCCAAATGAACGAATTGGGGTTGCCAATTTGGTCGAAGATTCGAGAAGCGTAGTCGAGGTCAAGCGAGGCCGCGGAGTGAAGGATTCGACTGTAGAGAAACAAGGCGTGGTAGTCACTGGACGGTGGTGTACGGAGGGCTTGGGCGTGAATTTGCTTGAGCTGAGAGATGGACGTGGCTTGGCCCAAGTAGTGAAGCAAACGACGACGATGGTTAAAGCTCGCGTTGCCATCGTTGATGGTGAAGGGAAGAACATACGAAGGTGGGCTTGGTGTCACCGACAAAACCATGGCTTCCACAGTTAATATGGTACCTGGCTAAGGATTTATGGTACAGCGCCGATTTTAGATTACATTGACAAATTCAGATATGCAGGCAAActaataaaattgattatatattattaaaatgtaGAATTATAATGAAATTTTGTATACAAAATAGCGTTATAAAaacacataaaaccatattttttttctttcctatgagaaccacatttatttaaacttattttcagaaaatatattttaataaataatattataaaaggCACCACATCTAAATGGGCCCTTAGTGATCtccataaagtaaaataattctaattctaaagtACGAAATGCATTTGGGCCGGGCTAACTTTGAAATGGCCCAACTAGAGGCCACGGCGAGACGCCAGCACAGAATCCTGGCCTGACTTACCAAAGccattaaaaaaagaagatacCACAACTCATCACTTCCACCCCGCACGTTCTCGCGTCGCAACCGTTTCCCCCCTCACCCGCCTGTGCCCCCTCCTCCAGTGCCAGCCCGCCACGCCATCCTCGGCGGCCACGCGTCCCCTCCCAATTGACCCGTTCCAAACCACTCCACGACTGTGCCGTGAGTTGCGCACGCCCCATAGAAATATCCCGGCCGACACGTATCTTAGCGCAGCATCCGCCTCCCCGCCAACAAACGGCTACTCACCACCGTCCGCCCCGCCGTACGCGGCATATTCCGAACCTTCTCGAACCGATCGTAACGAACTCCTGATTCCTCTCATCTCACTGATTTATTCAcggttatatatatacacacacaggcaCAAATATACGGAGCAACCAATGATCATCGTGTTTTGAGTGGCAGAGAATTTCTAATTTGGAGTGAGCAGAGTGTGAAAAAATGGGGGTTGATTACTACAAGATACTGAAGGTGAGCCGCGGCGCGAGCAAGGAGGACTTGAAGAAGGCGTATAAAAAACTGGCGATGAAGTGGCATCCAGACAAGAATTCGTCTTCCGGAGCTGAGGCCAGGTTCAAGCAGATCTCCGAGGCCTACGATGTGCTCGGCGATCCTCGCAAGCGCCAGATCTACGATCTCTACGGCGAGGAAGGGCTGGCCTCCAGCCAGGTCGATCACTCGGATCCCGGCGTTGTTTTTGATGAGTTCTTCGGGGGATCGGACTTCGGCGGCGGGCTCGAGAGGCCTGAGAATGGGGATCGCAAGGTCAGGAAGGCTGCTCCCGTGGAGAGCAAGCTGCCTTGTAGTCTGGAGGAGCTTTACAAGGGTTCCAGGAGGAAGATGCAGATCTCGCGGATTGTTCCGGATGAGTCCGGGTACGCAATTTTGCTCCTTTTACGTGTTTTCTCTTGCTCTACATTTTCTGTATTGAACAGATTTTTCGGTGGTTTAATTGCGGTTGATTTTTGGAGCTCCGAATTCTCTGTTAAATCTGTTGCACTGGCAATTTCGGCCAGTCAGAGTTACGTAGATAGAGAATTTGGAATCATTTGAAATGAGATAGTGAATCGTTTTCGGGCAGTTGCGGCTGTTCTGTTGCTTTCTTTGAGGTATTAGCTTGTTTGCTAGGCTAGAGTTTTCATGTTGCATAAAAGAAAAACCATCTAGTTTTGAACGTCTGTGCTTCTGTTTTCtttggaaattgaaaaaaaaaaactggttATGATTGTTcctgaaatataatttttcttattgatatattgtctttctgttttcaAGGGTAGAGGACAGTTATCAGTAACTGTATCTAATATAGCTGTCCTTGACAGAATTTCCAACAACAATTTCCTGTTTTCTGAGTCGGAGAACAGAAACTGGAATAGAAGTTCAGTTTGTTTGCTCCAAAACAGCTGTTTTCAGAAAATAGAGCTAAAAACCAGTTTTTGGTAAAACCAGATTACTTATCCCTgttcttagtttttttttttttttttctgaattacGAAAAATGCTGGGTTTATCCGGGAAGAAGTTGGCCTATTGACTATGTTAATCCATTCATACAGACAATCACAC is a window encoding:
- the LOC127789270 gene encoding uncharacterized protein LOC127789270, which produces MEFFSKAKAVRLRSHHDKYLVAEDDQETVRQSRRRGSSRNARWIVELVEGAAAVRLKSCHGRYLAAADAPFLLGMTGRKVLQITSKDSATAWEPVRDGFLVRLRAGDGTYLRGNGGTPPWRNSVTHDNPHTGGTHNWILWDVEAADIPEDESLTDYLSIISSFSSISGELSGLELASPVSVRSAASSPRVSTRKAGMDLFRPAKAVRLRSHHNKYLHADDDEESVSQTRSGSSKSVHWTVEFVEGVDNIIRLKSCYGKYLTASNQAFLFGMTGRKVLQTVPPGRLDSSVEWEPIRYGYSSHVVKLKTRYGNFLRANGGVPPWRNSVTHDVPHRSVTQDWVLWEVNVVELVVHPPNSPAAVWPNPHLDSLASEASSPSTNSSKSASFGRQESSDSMDALPKASADGRTIYYHVADDYGNVSEEDLEGHCIMFKGNGVDELRYRLEQETGLQGIIVCSRSPLDGNLHPLRLQLPPNNMTMHVVIIESSSKVARNLAKPEIPM
- the LOC127788793 gene encoding pentatricopeptide repeat-containing protein At1g59720, chloroplastic/mitochondrial; this translates as MVLSVTPSPPSYVLPFTINDGNASFNHRRRLLHYLGQATSISQLKQIHAQALRTPPSSDYHALFLYSRILHSAASLDLDYASRIFDQIGNPNSFIWNTLIRAFARSTHRKEEAIIAFRDMLSDGSVAPDNHTFPFVLKACAYLFAFSEGRQMHAQVLKLGLDSDVYASNSLIHFYGTCGQLDSARDVFDKMTERSVVSWNVMIDALVQLGEFETALQLFAEMQSEFNPDAYSLQSVVNACAGLGDLTLGTWAHAYALRRCDADVAEDEDDYVLLNSSLVDMYCKCGSLDMAKQVFERMPKHDVNSWNSMILGLAMHGQAEVALEYFAHMVAEDLLPNSVTFVGVLSACNHRGMVTEGRKYFDAMIRDFKIEPVLEHYGCLVDLLARAGFLEEALTLVSTMPMKPDVVIWRSLLDACCKKNAGVELSEEVARQVIESEGGECSGVYVLLSRVYASASRWDEVGLVRKLMTEKGVTKEPGCSSIQVNGIAHEFFAGDTSHPHTKEIYELLDEIEERLKSTGYVPDFSQAPLVHEPDQGKTQSLRLHSERLAIAFGLLNSKPGVPIRVFKNLRVCNDCHNVTKLISCIYNVEIIVRDRARFHHFKHGSCSCMDYW
- the LOC127788794 gene encoding uncharacterized protein LOC127788794 translates to MGVDYYKILKVSRGASKEDLKKAYKKLAMKWHPDKNSSSGAEARFKQISEAYDVLGDPRKRQIYDLYGEEGLASSQVDHSDPGVVFDEFFGGSDFGGGLERPENGDRKVRKAAPVESKLPCSLEELYKGSRRKMQISRIVPDESGKPRTVDEILKIDIKPGWKKGTKITFPGKGNQESGMAPGDLVFVVDEKPHAVYRREGNDLIVNQRISLLEALTGKTLDLITLDGRNITVPLNDIIRPGHEVMVPNEGMPISKEPTKKGNLRIKFDVKFPRRLTEDQKSDLKRVLG